A region of Geobacillus sp. 46C-IIa DNA encodes the following proteins:
- the yihA gene encoding ribosome biogenesis GTP-binding protein YihA/YsxC, which yields MNVTKAELVISAVKPDQYPAGGRPEVALAGRSNVGKSSFINKMINRKNLARTSSKPGKTQTLNFYLINDSFYFVDVPGYGFARVSKQERQKWGKMMETYFTTRETLKAALLLVDLRHPPTKDDVMMYEFFKHYEIPVIVIATKADKVPRGKQQSHAKIARETLGLAAGDLLILFSAETGQGKEEAWAALLPFLTE from the coding sequence GTGAACGTGACGAAAGCGGAGCTCGTCATCAGCGCTGTCAAACCGGACCAATATCCGGCCGGCGGGCGGCCGGAAGTGGCGCTCGCCGGCCGCTCAAACGTCGGCAAATCGTCATTTATCAACAAAATGATCAATCGAAAAAACTTGGCGCGCACCTCATCAAAGCCAGGCAAAACACAGACGTTGAACTTTTATTTGATTAACGATTCGTTTTACTTTGTCGACGTGCCCGGCTACGGGTTTGCCCGCGTGTCCAAGCAGGAGCGGCAAAAATGGGGAAAAATGATGGAGACGTATTTTACGACGCGCGAGACGCTCAAAGCGGCGCTGCTGCTTGTCGATTTGCGCCACCCGCCGACGAAAGACGATGTCATGATGTATGAGTTTTTCAAACATTACGAGATTCCGGTCATTGTCATTGCGACGAAAGCGGATAAAGTGCCGCGCGGCAAGCAGCAAAGCCATGCGAAAATCGCGCGTGAAACGCTGGGGCTGGCGGCCGGGGATTTGCTCATTTTGTTTTCCGCCGAGACCGGGCAAGGAAAAGAGGAAGCGTGGGCGGCGCTCTTGCCGTTTTTGACCGAGTGA
- the hemA gene encoding glutamyl-tRNA reductase, whose product MQIIVVGVNYKTAPVEIREKLAFGETELGEAMTQLAKQKSILENVIVSTCNRTEIYAVVDQLHTGRYYIKAFLADWSGMEAEAIAPYLLVFEGEAAAGHLFRVAAGLDSMVLGETQILGQVKDSYLLAQELGTSGTIFNHLFKQAVTFAKRAHSETGIGAHAVSVSYAAVELAKKIFGHLNGKHVLIIGAGKMGTLAAQNLYGNGVGKVTVVNRTLEKAKQLAAQFSGEAKPLSELSCALLEADIVISSTGAKGYMLTKEMMAPLEKMRKGRPLFMVDIAVPRDLDPALAELETVFLYDIDDLQDVVAANLAERQKAAARIETMIETELAAFGQWLQTLGVVPVIAALREKALAIQAETMKSLERKLPHLSERDRKVLNKHTKSIINQLLRDPILQAKELAAGPNADEALQLFMKIFNIEDAVKAEQRNVQQAEGQLRDEQQAEAARAARPSWQL is encoded by the coding sequence GTGCAGATCATCGTGGTTGGCGTCAACTATAAAACCGCCCCTGTAGAAATTCGGGAAAAGTTGGCGTTTGGCGAGACTGAGCTCGGCGAGGCGATGACACAGCTCGCTAAGCAAAAAAGCATCCTCGAAAACGTCATCGTGTCAACATGCAACCGGACGGAAATTTACGCGGTCGTCGATCAACTGCATACCGGCCGTTACTATATAAAAGCGTTTTTAGCCGACTGGTCCGGAATGGAAGCGGAAGCGATCGCCCCGTATTTGCTTGTCTTTGAAGGAGAGGCGGCCGCGGGGCATTTGTTCCGCGTAGCCGCCGGCCTCGATTCGATGGTGCTCGGAGAAACGCAAATTTTAGGACAAGTGAAAGACAGTTATTTGCTCGCTCAAGAGCTTGGAACGAGCGGCACGATTTTTAACCACCTGTTTAAACAGGCGGTGACGTTCGCCAAACGCGCCCATTCGGAAACCGGGATCGGCGCGCATGCCGTGTCGGTCAGCTATGCGGCTGTCGAATTGGCCAAGAAAATTTTCGGCCATCTTAACGGCAAGCACGTCCTTATTATCGGTGCCGGGAAAATGGGAACGCTGGCAGCGCAAAACTTGTACGGCAACGGTGTCGGCAAAGTGACGGTCGTCAACCGGACGCTTGAAAAAGCGAAGCAGCTCGCGGCGCAATTTTCTGGCGAGGCGAAACCGCTCAGCGAATTGTCGTGCGCGTTGCTCGAAGCGGATATCGTCATCAGCTCGACGGGAGCGAAAGGCTACATGTTAACGAAAGAGATGATGGCGCCGCTTGAGAAAATGCGGAAAGGCCGCCCGCTGTTTATGGTCGACATCGCCGTGCCGCGCGATTTAGACCCGGCGCTCGCCGAACTGGAAACGGTCTTTTTGTACGACATTGACGACTTGCAAGACGTCGTCGCCGCGAATTTGGCCGAACGGCAAAAGGCTGCCGCCCGCATCGAGACGATGATTGAAACGGAACTGGCAGCGTTTGGCCAATGGCTGCAGACGCTCGGCGTCGTGCCGGTCATCGCAGCGCTGCGCGAAAAAGCGCTCGCCATTCAGGCGGAAACGATGAAAAGCTTGGAACGGAAGCTGCCCCATTTGTCGGAGCGCGATCGGAAAGTGCTGAACAAACATACGAAAAGCATTATTAACCAGCTGCTCCGCGACCCGATTTTACAGGCAAAGGAGCTTGCCGCCGGTCCGAACGCCGACGAAGCGCTTCAGCTGTTTATGAAAATTTTTAATATCGAAGATGCGGTGAAAGCAGAGCAACGGAATGTGCAGCAGGCAGAAGGGCAGTTGCGGGATGAGCAGCAGGCGGAAGCGGCCCGCGCCGCCCGCCCATCATGGCAGCTGTAA
- the ccsA gene encoding cytochrome c biogenesis protein, with the protein MVAPLYELSILLYIASILFYFIDFLQQNRKANETAFWLLSAVWLLQTLTFAFRIVETKRFPILTMSEGLYFYAWLLITLSLVINRLLRVDFIVFFTNVLAFFILAIHTFVPSSQSPAVAERLVSELLIIHITLALGAYAAFTLSFLFSVLYVLQYSLLKKKKWGARLWRMADLSKLDFLSYVLNLLGLPMLLLGLILGVIWAYIQIDHFRWYDAKVLGSFVVLLVYGVYFYKRVVRQMQGKAIALWNIGSFLFLLVNFFLFGSLSKFHFWYA; encoded by the coding sequence ATGGTGGCGCCGTTGTATGAACTGTCTATTTTGCTCTACATTGCTTCGATTCTTTTCTATTTTATCGATTTTTTGCAGCAAAACCGGAAGGCGAATGAAACCGCCTTCTGGTTGCTTTCTGCCGTGTGGCTGCTGCAAACATTGACGTTCGCCTTCCGCATCGTGGAAACAAAGCGCTTTCCGATTTTAACGATGTCGGAAGGGCTTTATTTTTACGCTTGGCTGCTGATCACGCTGTCGCTCGTCATCAACCGGCTGCTGCGCGTCGATTTCATCGTCTTTTTTACGAACGTGCTCGCCTTTTTTATTTTGGCCATTCATACGTTCGTGCCGTCCTCGCAGTCGCCGGCTGTCGCCGAACGGCTCGTCTCCGAGCTTCTGATCATCCACATTACCCTTGCCCTTGGGGCATACGCAGCGTTTACGCTGTCCTTTCTGTTCTCGGTGCTGTACGTGCTGCAGTACAGTTTGCTGAAAAAGAAAAAGTGGGGCGCGCGCCTTTGGCGGATGGCTGATTTGTCGAAGCTCGATTTTTTGTCGTACGTTTTAAATTTGCTCGGTTTGCCTATGTTGTTATTAGGGTTGATTCTCGGCGTGATTTGGGCGTACATTCAAATCGATCATTTCCGATGGTATGACGCGAAAGTGCTCGGGTCGTTTGTCGTTCTTCTCGTTTATGGCGTCTATTTTTACAAACGGGTCGTCCGGCAGATGCAAGGAAAGGCGATCGCGTTATGGAATATCGGTTCGTTTTTATTTTTGCTTGTCAACTTTTTCTTGTTTGGCAGTTTATCAAAATTTCATTTTTGGTATGCGTAA
- the hemC gene encoding hydroxymethylbilane synthase, producing MRNIVVGSRRSKLALTQTNWVINELKRLGAPFMFEVKEIVTKGDRVLDVTLSKVGGKGLFVKEIEHELLTGGIDMAVHSMKDMPAVLPSGLVIGSVPQREDARDVLVSKGNRTLSDLPRGAVIGTSSLRRSAQLLAYRPDVTIKWIRGNIDTRLAKLENEDYDAIVLAAAGLARMGWSDDVISDYLPPDVCVPAVGQGALAVECRENDLELREWLNRLNDEQTERAVRAERAFLQQMEGGCQVPIAGYAEVKEGTVRLTALVASPDGKELYKEIVTGADPEAVGRQAAAILSEQGAKALIERVKKELGD from the coding sequence ATGCGAAACATTGTCGTCGGCTCGCGGCGCAGCAAGCTCGCCTTGACTCAGACGAACTGGGTGATCAACGAATTGAAGCGGCTCGGGGCGCCGTTTATGTTTGAGGTGAAAGAAATCGTCACGAAAGGAGACCGCGTGCTCGATGTCACGCTTTCCAAAGTGGGTGGCAAGGGACTGTTTGTCAAAGAAATCGAGCATGAATTGCTGACCGGCGGCATCGATATGGCGGTCCACAGCATGAAAGACATGCCGGCGGTGCTGCCAAGCGGATTGGTGATCGGCTCGGTTCCCCAGCGTGAGGATGCGCGCGATGTGCTCGTCAGCAAAGGAAATCGAACGCTTTCCGATCTGCCGCGTGGGGCGGTCATCGGCACGAGCAGCCTGCGCCGTTCGGCGCAGCTGCTCGCCTATCGCCCGGATGTGACGATCAAATGGATCCGCGGGAACATTGATACAAGATTAGCGAAGCTAGAAAACGAAGATTACGATGCCATCGTGCTGGCGGCAGCCGGTTTGGCGCGCATGGGCTGGAGCGATGATGTCATCAGCGACTACTTGCCGCCGGACGTATGCGTCCCGGCGGTCGGTCAAGGGGCGCTTGCCGTCGAGTGCCGCGAAAATGATCTCGAACTGCGCGAATGGCTGAACCGTCTGAACGATGAACAGACGGAACGGGCTGTTCGCGCGGAGCGTGCCTTTTTGCAGCAGATGGAAGGTGGATGCCAAGTGCCGATTGCCGGCTATGCGGAAGTGAAGGAGGGAACGGTGCGCCTTACCGCGCTTGTTGCCTCCCCAGATGGCAAAGAACTGTATAAGGAAATCGTCACTGGAGCCGATCCGGAAGCGGTCGGCCGACAGGCGGCTGCCATCTTGAGCGAACAAGGGGCAAAAGCGTTGATCGAGCGGGTGAAAAAGGAGCTGGGCGACTAA